The Streptomyces spororaveus genome includes a region encoding these proteins:
- a CDS encoding SSI family serine proteinase inhibitor, which translates to MLRLAAFAVTSALAASVAGPLPPLPLGRLLAPPDRLTITMADTGNRRLDREYRLECGPVGGDHPEAEGACARLDQFAREGKDPFAPVSKRQICTMQHGGPATARITGTWNGHKVDATFRRTDGCEIRRWDELEPLLPSGRA; encoded by the coding sequence ATGCTGCGTCTCGCCGCCTTCGCCGTCACCTCCGCCCTGGCCGCCTCGGTGGCCGGACCGCTGCCTCCGCTCCCGCTGGGCCGGCTGCTGGCGCCGCCCGACCGCCTCACCATCACCATGGCCGACACCGGCAACCGCCGGCTGGACCGGGAGTACCGGCTCGAATGCGGCCCCGTCGGCGGCGACCACCCGGAGGCGGAGGGCGCCTGTGCCCGGCTGGACCAGTTCGCCAGGGAGGGGAAGGACCCCTTCGCCCCCGTCTCCAAGCGGCAGATCTGCACCATGCAGCACGGGGGCCCCGCCACCGCCCGGATCACCGGAACATGGAACGGCCACAAGGTGGACGCCACGTTCCGGCGGACCGACGGATGCGAAATCCGCCGCTGGGACGAGTTGGAACCTCTGCTTCCGAGTGGGCGTGCCTGA
- a CDS encoding PH domain-containing protein has product MGLFGNAHTVDPVSAQRDYARLLGQGEQVHAAYLLIRDTILFTDRRLVLVDKQGLTGKKVEYHSIPYRSITHFSVETAGHFDLDAELKIWISGSPAPIEKTFTKGVDIYEVQAILTQFVAR; this is encoded by the coding sequence ATGGGACTGTTCGGGAACGCGCACACCGTCGACCCCGTGTCGGCGCAGCGGGACTACGCGCGGCTGCTGGGGCAGGGGGAGCAGGTGCATGCCGCTTACCTGCTGATCCGGGACACGATCCTGTTCACCGACCGGCGGCTGGTGCTCGTCGACAAGCAGGGGCTCACGGGGAAGAAGGTGGAGTACCACTCCATCCCGTACCGGAGCATCACGCACTTCTCCGTCGAGACCGCCGGGCACTTCGATCTCGACGCCGAACTCAAGATCTGGATATCCGGCAGCCCGGCGCCGATCGAGAAGACCTTCACCAAGGGCGTCGACATCTACGAGGTGCAGGCGATCCTGACCCAGTTCGTCGCCCGGTAG
- a CDS encoding SMP-30/gluconolactonase/LRE family protein yields MSAIADLTLYEILDERFRTGRCANGDARLERLHDDCRWAEGPLYLPAWRQLVWSDIPNDRMLRWDEATGAVSVFRSPAGHSNGNTLDREGRLITCEQGNRRVTRTEPNGSLTVIADRFDGKRLNSPNDAVVRSDGSIWFSDPDFGITSDYEGHRAPSEIGSCNLYRADPSTGEVRMVADGFLGPNGLVFSPDESELYAADTRAGHIRTFKVTGHGTLTDGRVFTDCPGVDNIRFDDEGRLWAAAMENGVRCYAADGTLIGRLRVPEPVSNIAFGGAKNNRLFITATTSLYSLVMSVTGLPRVL; encoded by the coding sequence ATGTCTGCCATAGCCGACCTCACCTTGTACGAGATTCTGGACGAACGCTTCCGGACCGGCCGCTGCGCCAACGGCGACGCCCGGCTGGAGCGGCTCCACGACGACTGCCGCTGGGCCGAGGGCCCGCTCTACCTGCCCGCCTGGCGGCAACTGGTGTGGAGCGACATCCCCAACGACCGGATGCTGCGCTGGGACGAGGCGACCGGCGCGGTCTCCGTCTTCCGCTCCCCGGCCGGCCACTCCAACGGCAACACCCTGGACCGCGAGGGCCGCCTGATCACCTGTGAGCAGGGCAACCGGCGCGTCACCCGCACCGAACCGAACGGCAGCCTCACCGTCATCGCCGACCGCTTCGACGGCAAGCGGCTCAACAGTCCGAACGACGCGGTCGTCCGCTCGGACGGCTCCATCTGGTTCTCCGACCCGGACTTCGGGATCACCAGCGACTACGAGGGGCACCGCGCGCCCAGCGAGATCGGCTCCTGCAACCTCTACCGGGCCGACCCCTCGACCGGCGAGGTCCGGATGGTCGCCGACGGCTTCCTCGGCCCCAACGGCCTGGTCTTCTCCCCCGACGAGAGCGAGCTGTACGCCGCCGACACCCGGGCCGGCCACATCCGCACCTTCAAGGTCACCGGCCACGGCACCCTCACCGACGGCCGCGTCTTCACCGACTGCCCCGGGGTCGACAACATCCGCTTCGACGACGAGGGCCGGCTGTGGGCGGCGGCGATGGAGAACGGAGTCCGGTGCTACGCCGCGGACGGCACCCTGATCGGCCGCCTCCGCGTCCCCGAACCCGTCTCGAACATCGCCTTCGGCGGCGCCAAGAACAACCGCCTCTTCATCACCGCCACCACCTCCCTCTACTCCCTGGTGATGTCGGTGACCGGCCTGCCCCGAGTCCTCTGA
- a CDS encoding Lrp/AsnC family transcriptional regulator produces the protein MDDIDRALVLRLQQDAGQSYAALGTAVGLSAGATHERVRKLRERGVIRRTTVDVDPAAVGSGVLAYVMVDSNAWMGEAGADFAAIPEIQEAHIIAGSASVLVKVRTASTEQLQDVLRRLYAIDGVSGTHATVVLDTFFERPLPL, from the coding sequence GTGGACGACATCGACCGTGCGCTCGTCCTGCGCCTGCAGCAGGACGCCGGCCAGTCGTACGCCGCCCTCGGCACGGCCGTGGGGCTCTCGGCGGGGGCCACCCACGAGCGTGTACGCAAACTCCGCGAGCGCGGGGTGATCCGGCGGACCACCGTGGACGTCGACCCGGCGGCCGTCGGCAGCGGAGTCCTGGCCTACGTGATGGTCGACTCCAACGCCTGGATGGGCGAGGCCGGCGCCGACTTCGCCGCCATCCCCGAGATCCAGGAGGCGCACATCATCGCGGGCAGCGCGTCCGTGCTGGTCAAGGTGCGTACGGCCTCGACCGAGCAGCTGCAGGACGTCCTGCGCCGCCTCTACGCCATCGACGGTGTCAGCGGGACGCACGCCACCGTCGTCCTGGACACCTTCTTCGAGCGGCCGCTCCCGCTGTGA
- a CDS encoding DUF2797 domain-containing protein: MTWWCTGIRWQDGRPAIGWYGQGRGGRMSELAYGQRIAFAARGQRHCLGVWRAGKRTPCPTADTVPGRTGNAQCPECARLDRSFSVAADTNAADPRTYRVYLAWFGPGMVKVGITAEERGSARLLEQGAVTWAWLGRGPLMATRRTEELLRAALGVPDRIPYARKRAVRAHLPAASDRAREVAELHARAAALAGWPESLERVECEVADHAAVFGLDALPGLPGPGRVLTEMLSGGSVVGRLVGAAGPDLHLADGLVVDTRLLAGWELTAPGDEDVTSVPTAQLPAASAASAEQDGLF, encoded by the coding sequence GTGACGTGGTGGTGCACCGGGATCCGGTGGCAGGACGGCCGCCCCGCCATCGGGTGGTACGGACAGGGGCGCGGCGGGCGGATGAGCGAGCTCGCGTACGGGCAGCGGATCGCCTTCGCCGCACGCGGGCAGCGGCACTGCCTGGGCGTGTGGCGGGCCGGCAAGCGGACGCCCTGCCCCACCGCGGACACCGTGCCGGGCCGCACCGGGAACGCGCAGTGCCCCGAATGCGCCCGCCTCGACCGGTCGTTCTCCGTGGCGGCCGACACCAACGCCGCCGATCCGCGCACCTACCGGGTCTACCTGGCCTGGTTCGGGCCCGGCATGGTCAAGGTCGGGATCACCGCCGAGGAGCGCGGCTCGGCCCGGCTGCTGGAGCAGGGGGCCGTGACGTGGGCCTGGCTCGGGCGTGGGCCGCTGATGGCGACGCGGCGCACCGAGGAGCTGCTGCGGGCGGCGCTCGGGGTGCCCGACCGGATCCCGTACGCCCGCAAGCGCGCCGTACGGGCCCATCTGCCGGCCGCGTCCGATCGGGCGCGGGAGGTCGCCGAGCTGCACGCACGGGCCGCGGCGCTGGCCGGGTGGCCGGAGTCGCTGGAGCGTGTGGAGTGCGAAGTGGCCGACCACGCCGCGGTGTTCGGGCTGGACGCACTGCCGGGCCTGCCCGGGCCGGGTCGCGTGCTCACCGAGATGCTGTCCGGAGGGTCCGTCGTGGGCCGGCTCGTGGGCGCCGCCGGGCCCGATCTGCACCTCGCGGACGGACTGGTGGTGGACACCCGGCTGCTGGCGGGCTGGGAGCTCACCGCCCCGGGGGACGAGGACGTGACCTCGGTCCCGACGGCACAGCTCCCGGCCGCCTCTGCGGCTTCCGCCGAGCAGGACGGGCTGTTCTGA
- a CDS encoding antibiotic biosynthesis monooxygenase family protein produces the protein MIIQPVQAFEPPYVMAVFSNIRAADDSGYPETLARMQELVPGNPGYLGYESARTPGGLGITVAYFRDHESLTAWREDMEHQAAMRQGRADWYESYTLHVGTVERSHGFVRNG, from the coding sequence ATGATCATTCAGCCGGTGCAGGCCTTCGAACCTCCTTACGTCATGGCCGTCTTCAGCAACATCCGCGCCGCCGACGACAGCGGATACCCCGAGACCCTCGCGCGGATGCAGGAGCTGGTCCCCGGGAATCCGGGGTACCTCGGGTACGAGTCGGCGCGTACCCCCGGGGGCCTCGGCATCACCGTGGCCTACTTCCGCGACCACGAGTCCCTCACCGCCTGGCGGGAGGACATGGAGCACCAGGCGGCCATGAGGCAGGGCCGCGCCGACTGGTACGAGAGCTACACCCTGCACGTCGGCACCGTCGAGCGGAGCCACGGCTTTGTCCGCAACGGCTGA
- a CDS encoding amidohydrolase family protein: MSATAEAVRAFRERLGLPGLVDVHTHFMPERVLDKVWDYFDAVGPLTGVEWPITYRHEEEQRVALLREFGVRAFTAMLYPHKPAMAAWLNAWSADFAARTPDCLHTATFFPEEGVSGYVRQAVESGARIFKSHLQVGGYDPNDERLDPVWGLLAEAGLPIVIHCASGPVPGKHTGPEPIARLLARHPRLPLVVAHMGMPEYADFLDLADRYAEVRLDTTMAFTDFSEEMYGFPPGDLGRLADLGDRILLGTDFPNIPYPYEHQLAALERLGLGDDWLRAVCHDNGARLFRLDG; encoded by the coding sequence TTGTCCGCAACGGCTGAGGCGGTCCGCGCCTTCCGGGAGCGGCTCGGGCTGCCCGGACTGGTCGACGTCCACACCCACTTCATGCCCGAGCGGGTCCTGGACAAGGTGTGGGACTACTTCGACGCGGTCGGCCCGCTGACCGGCGTCGAGTGGCCCATCACCTACCGGCACGAGGAGGAGCAGCGCGTCGCGCTCCTGCGGGAGTTCGGCGTCCGGGCCTTCACCGCCATGCTCTACCCGCACAAGCCGGCCATGGCCGCCTGGCTCAACGCCTGGTCCGCCGATTTCGCCGCCCGTACCCCCGACTGCCTGCACACCGCGACGTTCTTCCCGGAGGAGGGCGTGAGCGGGTACGTCCGCCAGGCCGTGGAGTCCGGAGCCCGGATCTTCAAATCGCACCTCCAGGTCGGCGGCTACGACCCGAACGACGAGCGGCTCGACCCCGTCTGGGGGCTCCTCGCCGAGGCCGGCCTCCCCATCGTGATCCACTGCGCCTCCGGCCCCGTCCCCGGCAAGCACACCGGACCCGAACCGATAGCCCGGCTGCTGGCCCGCCACCCGAGGCTGCCGCTGGTCGTCGCCCACATGGGCATGCCCGAGTACGCCGACTTCCTCGACCTCGCCGACCGGTACGCCGAGGTCCGCCTGGACACCACCATGGCCTTCACCGACTTCTCCGAGGAGATGTACGGCTTCCCGCCCGGCGACCTCGGACGGCTCGCCGACCTCGGAGACCGGATCCTCCTCGGCACCGACTTCCCGAACATCCCCTACCCCTACGAGCACCAACTCGCCGCCCTCGAACGGCTCGGCCTTGGCGACGACTGGCTGCGCGCGGTCTGCCACGACAACGGCGCCCGGCTGTTCCGTCTCGACGGCTGA
- a CDS encoding response regulator transcription factor: protein MTATTTSHASTSTNHPTALVRPDGGPCRVLVVDDEASLSELLSMALRYEGCEVRSAGDGAGAVRAAREFRPDVVVLDIMLPDMDGLAVLGRLRREIPQVPVLFLTAKDSLEDRIAGLTAGGDDYVTKPFSLEEVVARLRGLVRRSGAAQAARGGSVLAVGDLRLEEDSHEVVRGSREIHLTATEFELLRYLMRNPRRVLSKAQILDRVWSYDFGGQANVVELYISYLRRKLESGIGMPPMIHTRRGAGYLIKPAE from the coding sequence ATGACTGCGACGACCACCTCCCATGCGTCCACGTCCACCAACCACCCGACGGCCCTGGTACGGCCCGACGGCGGACCCTGCCGGGTACTCGTCGTCGACGACGAGGCCTCGCTCTCCGAGCTTCTGTCCATGGCCCTGCGCTACGAGGGCTGCGAGGTCCGCAGCGCCGGCGACGGGGCGGGCGCGGTGCGGGCGGCCCGGGAGTTCCGGCCCGACGTGGTCGTCCTCGACATCATGCTTCCCGACATGGACGGCCTGGCCGTCCTCGGGCGGCTGCGCCGGGAGATCCCCCAGGTCCCCGTGCTGTTCCTGACCGCCAAGGACTCGCTGGAGGACCGGATCGCGGGCCTCACAGCAGGCGGCGACGACTACGTCACCAAGCCGTTCAGCCTGGAGGAGGTCGTGGCCCGGCTGCGCGGCCTGGTCCGGCGCTCCGGCGCGGCGCAGGCCGCTCGAGGCGGTTCGGTACTGGCCGTCGGCGACCTGCGGCTGGAGGAGGACAGCCACGAGGTGGTGCGGGGCAGCCGCGAGATCCACCTGACCGCCACCGAGTTCGAGCTGTTGCGCTACCTGATGCGCAACCCGCGGCGCGTGCTGAGCAAGGCCCAGATCCTGGACCGCGTGTGGTCCTACGACTTCGGCGGCCAGGCCAACGTGGTCGAGCTCTACATCTCCTACCTGCGCAGGAAGCTGGAGAGCGGTATCGGTATGCCGCCGATGATCCACACCCGGCGCGGCGCCGGTTACCTGATCAAGCCGGCCGAGTAG
- a CDS encoding sensor histidine kinase, translating to MTLRTKRRPRGRRPWSLRTRLVVSAVVLIAVVGAAIGTVTTFALRSYLVTELDGQLKTSVRMAVRAPGGKPARENSAGFVMAPGSPLDAAGIRLDPAGTVVGTARNVRVEGWSAEQPPPLTEAQGTALARAARNVAEGRPQPVDAELPGLGSYRVLIAPDGTLALGFPLSGVDSTVRTLVGVELCVTLAGLIAASLAGQALVGVALRPLRRVAATATRVSELPLHTGEPALHERVPDTEADPRTEVGQVGAALNRMLGHVSSALTARQQSEMQVRQFVADASHELRTPLASIRGYAELTRRGREEPGPDTRHALGRIESEATRMTGLVEDLLLLARLDAGRPLSTGDADTDLAPLVVDAVSDARAAGPEHHWRLSLPEEPAPIRADPARIQQVLVNLLANARTHTPPGTTVTAHVSRETSAVRLRIEDDGPGIAPDLLPRVFERFARGDASRSRAAGSTGLGLAIVQAVVTAHGGRVGVRSEPGRTCFEVLLPHAGPHRPDLPDLPDLPDSQAGHRLSTQR from the coding sequence GTGACCCTCCGCACGAAACGGCGGCCGCGCGGCCGCCGGCCCTGGTCGCTGCGCACCCGGCTCGTCGTCTCGGCGGTGGTACTGATCGCGGTGGTGGGCGCGGCCATCGGGACCGTCACCACCTTCGCCCTGCGCTCGTACCTCGTCACCGAGCTCGACGGACAGCTGAAAACCTCCGTGCGGATGGCCGTCCGGGCGCCCGGCGGGAAGCCGGCCCGGGAGAACAGCGCCGGCTTCGTCATGGCTCCCGGCAGCCCGCTGGACGCCGCCGGGATCCGCCTCGATCCCGCCGGTACCGTCGTCGGGACGGCCCGCAACGTGCGCGTCGAGGGCTGGTCGGCCGAACAGCCGCCGCCGCTGACCGAGGCCCAGGGCACGGCCCTCGCCCGGGCCGCCCGGAACGTCGCGGAGGGCAGGCCGCAGCCGGTGGACGCGGAGCTCCCCGGGCTCGGCAGCTACCGGGTGCTGATCGCGCCCGACGGCACCCTCGCCCTCGGCTTTCCCCTGAGCGGTGTCGACTCCACCGTGCGCACCCTGGTCGGCGTGGAGCTCTGCGTCACCCTGGCCGGGCTGATCGCGGCCTCCCTCGCCGGTCAGGCCCTCGTCGGGGTCGCCCTGCGCCCCCTGCGCCGGGTCGCCGCCACCGCCACCCGGGTCTCCGAGCTCCCCCTCCACACGGGCGAACCCGCCCTGCATGAGCGGGTGCCGGACACAGAGGCCGACCCCCGCACCGAGGTGGGCCAGGTCGGCGCGGCCCTCAACCGGATGCTGGGCCATGTCTCCTCCGCCCTCACCGCCCGCCAGCAGAGCGAGATGCAGGTCCGCCAGTTCGTCGCCGACGCCAGCCACGAGCTGCGCACCCCGCTCGCGTCCATCCGCGGGTACGCCGAACTGACGCGCCGGGGACGGGAGGAGCCCGGACCCGACACCCGGCACGCCCTGGGCCGGATCGAGTCCGAGGCCACCCGGATGACCGGCCTGGTCGAGGACCTGCTGCTGCTGGCCCGGCTCGACGCGGGCCGCCCGCTCTCCACCGGCGACGCCGACACCGATCTGGCCCCGCTCGTCGTCGACGCCGTCAGCGACGCCCGGGCCGCCGGTCCCGAGCACCACTGGCGCCTGAGCCTGCCCGAGGAGCCGGCCCCGATCCGGGCCGACCCGGCCAGGATCCAGCAGGTCCTGGTGAACCTGCTCGCCAACGCCCGTACGCACACCCCGCCGGGGACCACCGTCACCGCGCACGTTTCACGTGAAACATCCGCCGTCCGGCTGCGGATCGAGGACGACGGGCCCGGAATCGCGCCCGACCTCCTCCCCCGCGTCTTCGAGCGCTTCGCACGCGGTGACGCCTCCCGCTCCCGTGCGGCGGGCTCCACCGGGCTCGGGCTGGCCATCGTCCAGGCCGTGGTCACGGCGCACGGCGGGCGGGTCGGCGTACGGAGCGAGCCCGGACGGACCTGCTTCGAGGTCCTGCTGCCGCACGCGGGACCGCATCGGCCGGACCTGCCGGACCTTCCGGATCTGCCGGACTCACAGGCAGGGCACAGGCTCAGCACACAGCGGTGA
- a CDS encoding bifunctional glycosyltransferase family 2/GtrA family protein, giving the protein MRTDTSPGALPARAPLAPVPGEPVLDVVIPVFNEEKDLGPCVRRLHEHLTRTFPYPFRITVADNASTDRTPEVARGLAAALDGVRSTRLEEKGRGRALRTVWSGSDAPVLAYMDVDLSTDLNALLPLVAPLISGHSDLAIGTRLARSSRVVRGAKREFISRAYNLLLRSSLAARFSDAQCGFKAIRREVAERLLPLVEDTGWFFDTELLVLAERAGLRIHEVPVDWVDDPDSTVHIVRTATEDLRGVWRVGRALAVGALPLDRLARPFGDDPRDRAALPGVEGGLARQLLGFCAVGALSTVFYLLLYSAFRAGTGPQFANGAALLLSAIANTAANRRLTFGVRGRDRAVRHQAQGLVVFGIGLALTSGSLAALGAATADPAHSTELAVLITANLAATVLRFLLFRAWVFPERRDTPVNVKDDIR; this is encoded by the coding sequence ATGCGAACCGACACCTCTCCCGGGGCCCTCCCGGCACGGGCGCCCCTCGCGCCCGTGCCCGGCGAGCCCGTCCTCGACGTGGTGATCCCGGTCTTCAACGAGGAGAAGGACCTCGGCCCGTGCGTCCGCAGACTGCACGAGCACCTGACCCGGACCTTCCCCTACCCCTTCCGGATCACGGTCGCCGACAACGCGAGCACCGACCGCACCCCCGAGGTGGCACGGGGGCTCGCCGCCGCACTGGACGGCGTACGCAGCACCCGGCTGGAGGAGAAGGGCCGGGGCAGGGCCCTGCGTACGGTGTGGTCCGGTTCCGACGCCCCCGTCCTCGCCTATATGGACGTGGACCTCTCCACCGACCTCAACGCCCTGCTGCCGCTGGTCGCACCGCTGATCTCCGGTCATTCCGACCTCGCCATCGGCACCCGCCTGGCCCGGTCCTCACGGGTGGTGCGGGGCGCGAAGCGGGAGTTCATCTCGCGCGCCTACAACCTTCTCCTGCGTTCCTCCCTCGCCGCCCGCTTCAGCGACGCGCAGTGCGGATTCAAGGCGATCCGGCGCGAGGTCGCCGAGCGGCTGCTGCCGCTGGTGGAGGACACGGGCTGGTTCTTCGACACCGAACTGCTCGTCCTCGCCGAACGGGCCGGGCTGCGGATCCACGAGGTTCCGGTGGACTGGGTCGACGACCCCGACTCCACCGTCCACATCGTCCGGACCGCCACCGAGGACCTCAGGGGTGTCTGGCGCGTGGGCCGGGCACTGGCGGTCGGCGCGCTCCCGCTGGACCGGCTCGCCCGCCCCTTCGGCGACGATCCGCGCGACCGTGCCGCACTGCCCGGAGTGGAGGGCGGACTGGCCCGCCAGCTGCTCGGCTTCTGCGCCGTCGGAGCGCTGTCCACCGTGTTCTACCTGCTCCTGTACTCCGCCTTCCGTGCCGGGACCGGCCCGCAGTTCGCCAACGGGGCCGCGCTGCTGCTCTCCGCGATCGCCAACACCGCCGCCAACCGCCGGCTCACCTTCGGGGTGCGCGGCCGGGACCGGGCCGTGCGCCACCAGGCCCAGGGCCTCGTGGTGTTCGGCATCGGGCTGGCCCTCACCAGCGGCTCCCTCGCCGCGCTCGGGGCGGCCACCGCCGATCCCGCGCACAGCACGGAACTGGCCGTGCTGATCACCGCCAACCTCGCCGCCACCGTGCTGCGCTTCCTGCTCTTCCGCGCCTGGGTCTTCCCCGAGCGGCGCGACACTCCCGTGAACGTGAAGGACGACATCCGATGA
- a CDS encoding ArnT family glycosyltransferase translates to MTTAAPSLFPVPEARAGTGRLAVDRPRWELPSLAGLLIATAALLLWDLGSSGYANSFYSAAVQAGSESWKAFFFGSSDAGNSITVDKPPAALWPMMLSVRLFGLGAWQILVPQALMGVATTGVLYAAVRRQFGPGAGLLSGAAFALTPVAALMFRFNNPDALLTLLLTVTVYCVLRALDGARTKWLVWAGVAVGFAFLTKTLQAFVILPPLALLYAVCAPTRLRKRLGQLLLAGLAMVVAGGWWVAVVELWPASSRPYIGGSQNNSFLELTLGYNGLGRINGNETGSVGGGGRGGAGGGGGGGWGETGIDRLFSGNIGGQIAWLLPAALVLLVAGLVITWRARRTTDTLEGMARAAFLAWGGSLLITAVVFSYMQGIFHEYYTVALAPFVAALIGMGAAVLWEERGGRVAAITLSGTLALTAVWSYVLLGRATGYLPWLRWAVLVGGLLAAAALPFAARAGRRALQATAALGVAAALAGPFAYCLTTVSTAHTGSIVTAGPAVAGGRGGPGGMRGGPGAFGGPGGAGEMFPGGQGQGQGGRGGVPNGGMPGAGPQGGMPQGGMPPGQGGTGGQGGRGGERFGGGGGAGGPGGLLNGARVSAEAKKALTTDADAYTWAAAAIGSQNAASYQLASGAPVMAIGGFNGSDPSPTLEQFQKYVRDGKIHWFIGQNTMAGADGAGEGNTRGGGPAGPGGPGGGTGTDIETWIKATFKPTTVGGATFYDLTTPAT, encoded by the coding sequence ATGACCACGGCAGCACCCTCGCTCTTCCCGGTTCCCGAGGCCCGCGCAGGTACCGGCCGCCTCGCGGTCGACCGTCCCCGCTGGGAACTCCCCTCCCTGGCCGGGCTGCTGATCGCCACCGCCGCCCTGCTCCTGTGGGACCTGGGCTCCTCCGGCTACGCCAACTCCTTCTACTCCGCCGCCGTGCAGGCGGGCAGCGAGAGCTGGAAGGCCTTCTTCTTCGGCTCCTCCGACGCCGGCAACTCCATCACCGTGGACAAGCCCCCGGCGGCCCTGTGGCCGATGATGCTGTCCGTCCGGCTCTTCGGGCTCGGCGCCTGGCAGATCCTCGTACCGCAGGCCCTGATGGGCGTCGCGACCACCGGGGTGCTGTACGCCGCCGTACGCCGCCAGTTCGGTCCCGGGGCCGGGCTGCTGAGCGGCGCCGCCTTCGCGCTGACGCCCGTCGCCGCGCTGATGTTCCGCTTCAACAACCCCGACGCGCTGCTGACCCTGCTGCTGACCGTCACCGTGTACTGCGTACTGCGCGCCCTCGACGGCGCCCGTACGAAGTGGCTGGTCTGGGCCGGGGTGGCGGTCGGTTTTGCCTTCCTCACCAAGACCCTGCAGGCCTTCGTCATCCTGCCGCCGCTGGCCCTGCTGTACGCCGTCTGCGCGCCCACCCGGCTGCGCAAGCGGCTCGGGCAGCTGCTGCTGGCGGGGCTCGCGATGGTGGTGGCCGGCGGCTGGTGGGTCGCCGTCGTCGAACTGTGGCCGGCCTCCTCGCGCCCGTACATCGGCGGCTCGCAGAACAACTCCTTCCTGGAGCTGACCCTCGGCTACAACGGACTCGGCCGGATCAACGGCAACGAGACCGGCAGCGTGGGGGGCGGCGGCCGCGGCGGCGCCGGAGGCGGAGGTGGCGGCGGCTGGGGGGAGACGGGCATCGACCGGCTCTTCTCGGGCAACATCGGCGGACAGATCGCCTGGCTGCTGCCGGCGGCCCTGGTGCTGCTGGTGGCGGGTCTGGTGATCACCTGGCGGGCCCGCCGGACCACCGACACGCTGGAGGGCATGGCCCGGGCGGCCTTCCTGGCGTGGGGCGGCTCGCTGCTGATCACCGCGGTCGTCTTCAGCTACATGCAGGGCATCTTCCACGAGTACTACACCGTGGCACTGGCGCCGTTCGTGGCCGCGCTGATCGGCATGGGTGCCGCCGTGCTGTGGGAGGAGCGGGGCGGCCGGGTCGCCGCGATCACCCTGTCCGGCACGCTCGCCCTGACGGCGGTCTGGTCGTACGTGCTGCTCGGCCGGGCCACCGGCTATCTGCCGTGGCTGCGCTGGGCGGTCCTGGTGGGCGGGCTGCTCGCCGCGGCCGCGCTGCCGTTCGCCGCTCGGGCCGGGCGCCGGGCGCTGCAGGCAACGGCCGCGCTGGGCGTGGCGGCGGCACTGGCCGGGCCGTTCGCGTACTGCCTGACCACCGTGAGCACCGCGCACACCGGCTCCATCGTGACCGCCGGTCCGGCGGTGGCGGGCGGCCGGGGCGGCCCCGGCGGGATGAGGGGCGGCCCCGGGGCTTTCGGCGGCCCTGGCGGCGCAGGCGAGATGTTCCCGGGCGGCCAGGGCCAGGGCCAGGGCGGCCGGGGCGGCGTGCCGAACGGCGGAATGCCGGGCGCCGGGCCGCAGGGCGGGATGCCGCAGGGCGGGATGCCGCCGGGCCAGGGCGGTACGGGCGGCCAGGGCGGACGTGGCGGCGAGCGGTTCGGTGGCGGTGGCGGGGCGGGCGGCCCCGGCGGCCTGCTGAACGGCGCCCGGGTGAGCGCGGAGGCCAAGAAGGCCCTCACCACCGACGCCGACGCCTACACATGGGCGGCGGCCGCCATCGGCTCCCAGAACGCGGCGAGCTATCAGCTGGCCTCCGGCGCACCGGTCATGGCGATCGGCGGCTTCAACGGCAGTGACCCCTCACCGACGCTGGAGCAGTTCCAGAAGTACGTCAGGGACGGGAAGATCCACTGGTTCATCGGCCAGAACACCATGGCCGGTGCGGACGGCGCCGGTGAGGGGAACACCCGCGGCGGCGGTCCGGCCGGCCCGGGCGGTCCGGGCGGTGGCACCGGCACGGACATCGAGACCTGGATCAAGGCCACCTTCAAGCCGACCACGGTCGGCGGGGCCACCTTCTACGACCTGACGACCCCGGCGACCTGA